A segment of the Hallerella succinigenes genome:
GTCCGGACGTGAAAGTGACTGTAGTCGATATCAATCAGGCTCGTATTGATGCTTGGAATAGCGACAACCTTCCGATTTTTGAACCGGGACTCGATGAAGTGGTGAAGCGTGCCCGAGGCCGCAACCTTTTCTTCAGCACGGATATTCCGAATGCCGTTCGTGAAGCGGACATCATCTTTGTGAGCGTCAATACCCCGACAAAGACTTTTGGCCGTGGTGCCGGAAAGGCTAGCGACTTGCAGTACTGGGAAAAGACCGCTCGTGAAATTCTCGAAGTGGCGACGAACGACAAAATTATCGTGGAAAAATCCACGCTCCCGGTTCGCACCGCGGCTGCGATGGAACGCATTTTGAATTCGAACGACAAGGGACTCCATTTCGAAGTCCTTTCGAATCCGGAATTCCTCGCCGAAGGAACGGCGATCAAAGATCTGTTTGAACCGGATCGCGTTTTGATTGGAAGCCACCAGACGAAGTCCGGCTTTGCCGCTCTGCAGAAGGTGGTCGATATTTATGCACACTGGGTGCCGAAGGATCGCATTCTGACGACGAACCTGTGGAGCTCGGAGCTCACGAAGCTCACAGCAAACGCTTTCCTCGCCCAGCGTATCAGCTCGATCAACTCGATCAGCGCCCTTTGCGAAAAGACCGGTGCTGACGTGGATGAAGTCGCCTTTGTGATGGGCAAGGACCACCGTATCGGGTCGAAGTTCCTCAAGGCTTCGATCGGCTTTGGCGGTAGTTGCTTCAAGAAGGACATTCTGAATCTCGTTTACCTTTGCGGCTATTACGGACTTCCGGAAGTTGCCGCTTATTGGGAAAGCGTTGTCAAGATCAACGAATGGCAGACGCACCGTGTCATAAGCAGTATGCTTGAACACATGTTCAACACAATTGCCGGCAAGAAGATTGCGGTTTTTGGCTTTGCATTTAAGGCGAATACAGGTGATACCCGTGAAAGCCCTGCGAACCTCGTGGTACGTGATTTGCTTGCCGAACACGCCCATCCGGTGGTGACGGACCCGAAGGCAATCCACGATGCCAAGCGCGATTTGGCCGATGTCCTCTCCCAGGTTGAATTTGAAGAAGACCCTTACAAGGCCGCAGAAGGCGCTCATGCCGTGGTCGTTTGCACGGAATGGAAGTGCTTTGCGGAACTTGATTGGAAACGCATTTACAAGGGCATGGCTAAGCCTGCTTTCGTGTATGACGGGCGAAATATTTTGGATGCGGCCGCTCTGCGTGAAATCGGATTCGATGTTGCAAATGTCGGTAAGGGAAAGGCGGAATAACTCGTGGGATTGGGCTTTTCAATCTTTTGACAAAGTCTGAGAAATCAAATGAACCCGGATGCTCGTAAAGACAAAAAAAAAATTTTAGCGGTCGCTTCGATTGGCGGCCACTGGGTACAGTTGTTGCGCATCACTGCGGGACTTTCGTCTGATTACGAAGTCAGCTATGTCAGTTCCAATCCGAAATGGGCAGAATCTGTCTCGGGAAAGTTCTACTCGATTTGTGAATTTTCTCGTTGGGATGCTTGGAAAATGTTTTTCTGCATTCCCTATGTGCTGATGATTCTGCTGAAGGAAAAACCTTATGTTGCCCTTTCGACGGGTGCAGCCCCTGGTCTTCTGGTCCTGCTTTTGGCGAAATATGTTTTTCGCAAGAAGACGGTTTGGGTGGACTCGATTGCCAACGTAGCGAAGCTTAGCGCTTGTGGAAGATATGCTGTAAAATTAGGCATTGATAAAGTTTATACCCAGTGGGAACACTTAGCTGTGGGCAAAGTGAAGTTCGCAGGGAACGTCCTTGGCAAGTTGGGAAACGTTGAATGATTTTTTGTACGATTGGAACCCAAGCTCCATTTGATCGTTTCATCAAGATAATTGATGCGGTTGCGCCTATTCTTCAGGAAGAAGTGATTGTTCAGACGTTGAAAGGCTCGTATGTTCCTCAACATGTGAAGGTTGTTGAATTTTTGACGCCCAAGGAATTTAACGAACTTTTTGCCAAGGCGCGTTTGATTGTTGCCCATGCAGGGATGGGTACGATTATTTCTGCATTATGCCAGGATA
Coding sequences within it:
- a CDS encoding nucleotide sugar dehydrogenase, translating into MEFNTKILCIGAGYVGGPTMTVIADKCPDVKVTVVDINQARIDAWNSDNLPIFEPGLDEVVKRARGRNLFFSTDIPNAVREADIIFVSVNTPTKTFGRGAGKASDLQYWEKTAREILEVATNDKIIVEKSTLPVRTAAAMERILNSNDKGLHFEVLSNPEFLAEGTAIKDLFEPDRVLIGSHQTKSGFAALQKVVDIYAHWVPKDRILTTNLWSSELTKLTANAFLAQRISSINSISALCEKTGADVDEVAFVMGKDHRIGSKFLKASIGFGGSCFKKDILNLVYLCGYYGLPEVAAYWESVVKINEWQTHRVISSMLEHMFNTIAGKKIAVFGFAFKANTGDTRESPANLVVRDLLAEHAHPVVTDPKAIHDAKRDLADVLSQVEFEEDPYKAAEGAHAVVVCTEWKCFAELDWKRIYKGMAKPAFVYDGRNILDAAALREIGFDVANVGKGKAE
- a CDS encoding oligosaccharide biosynthesis protein Alg14; its protein translation is MNPDARKDKKKILAVASIGGHWVQLLRITAGLSSDYEVSYVSSNPKWAESVSGKFYSICEFSRWDAWKMFFCIPYVLMILLKEKPYVALSTGAAPGLLVLLLAKYVFRKKTVWVDSIANVAKLSACGRYAVKLGIDKVYTQWEHLAVGKVKFAGNVLGKLGNVE
- a CDS encoding glycosyltransferase produces the protein MIFCTIGTQAPFDRFIKIIDAVAPILQEEVIVQTLKGSYVPQHVKVVEFLTPKEFNELFAKARLIVAHAGMGTIISALCQDKPIIVFPRRRELKEHRSNHQIATAEKLKELGYLYTVETEEQLKELLLTDDLKPLCHIGSVASSSLIEAVRRDIETL